A single window of Myxocyprinus asiaticus isolate MX2 ecotype Aquarium Trade chromosome 34, UBuf_Myxa_2, whole genome shotgun sequence DNA harbors:
- the LOC127425569 gene encoding CD209 antigen-like protein D isoform X1 yields MAKTYGNADFIRLEENKQPTSIAEADNSVYGNSDELDWNLKTKDFADLNLVVSDNKEREKSYKGVVADLCIFLLTAMVALCVLGSLYSNQLRSYNSVKEQYSIVAANLIAQEQNATEMEKSYRELKAKHDTTKGCLSSCSQCSDKTFKRKKYYYFSSDKLNWMQSRDYCVETGGQLVIKKSIDDQVYLTSNLRETHWIGLHDLHTEGHWMWVDNTTLSGETFWYTRSDEHNEPDNWKHENPAGENCASLGSESGGTAWFDASCSKLKKFICEK; encoded by the exons ATGGCAAAAACCTATGGAAATGCTGATTTCATCCGGCTGGAAGAAAACAAACAGCCAACTTCAATTG CTGAAGCAGACAATTCTGTTTATGGAAATAGTGATGAATTGGATTGGAATCTGAAGACAAAAGACTTTGCAG atttaaacttggttgtttcagataataaagagagagaaaagtccTATAAGGGAGTTGTGGCTGATCTTTGTATCTTTCTGCTTACTGCAATGGTGGCTCTGTGTGTTCTGGGAAGTCTCT ATTCCAACCAACTCCGATCATATAATTCGGTAAAAGAGCAGTACAGCATTGTTGCAGCCAATCTTATTGCACAGGAGCAGAATGCCACAG AAATGGAAAAAAGCTATCGGGAGCTTAAAGCCAAGCATGACACAACCAAAGGATGTCTCTCCTCATGCAGTC AATGTTCAGATAAAACATTTAAGAGGAAAAAGTATTACTACTTCTCATCTGATAAACTGAACTGGATGCAGAGTCGAGATTACTGTGTGGAAACGGGAGGCCAACTAGTCATAAAAAAAAGCATAGATGATCAG GTATATTTGACCTCAAATTTGAGAGAGACTCATTGGATTGGACTGCATGATTTACATACTGAAGGACACTGGATGTGGGTGGACAACACAACACTCTCTGGAGAAAC ATTTTGGTATACGAGATCAGATGAACATAATGAACCTGATAACTGGAAGCATGAAAACCCTGCTGGAGAGAACTGCGCTAGTCTGGGAAGTGAGAGTGGTGGAACTGCTTGGTTTGATGCTTCATGCTCAAAACTAAAGAAGTTTATCTGTGAAAAGTAA
- the LOC127425569 gene encoding CD209 antigen-like protein 2 isoform X3 — translation MAKTYGNADFIRLEENKQPTSIAEADNSVYGNSDELDWNLKTKDFADLNLVVSDNKEREKSYKGVVADLCIFLLTAMVALCVLGSLYSNQLRSYNSVKEQYSIVAANLIAQEQNATECSDKTFKRKKYYYFSSDKLNWMQSRDYCVETGGQLVIKKSIDDQVYLTSNLRETHWIGLHDLHTEGHWMWVDNTTLSGETFWYTRSDEHNEPDNWKHENPAGENCASLGSESGGTAWFDASCSKLKKFICEK, via the exons ATGGCAAAAACCTATGGAAATGCTGATTTCATCCGGCTGGAAGAAAACAAACAGCCAACTTCAATTG CTGAAGCAGACAATTCTGTTTATGGAAATAGTGATGAATTGGATTGGAATCTGAAGACAAAAGACTTTGCAG atttaaacttggttgtttcagataataaagagagagaaaagtccTATAAGGGAGTTGTGGCTGATCTTTGTATCTTTCTGCTTACTGCAATGGTGGCTCTGTGTGTTCTGGGAAGTCTCT ATTCCAACCAACTCCGATCATATAATTCGGTAAAAGAGCAGTACAGCATTGTTGCAGCCAATCTTATTGCACAGGAGCAGAATGCCACAG AATGTTCAGATAAAACATTTAAGAGGAAAAAGTATTACTACTTCTCATCTGATAAACTGAACTGGATGCAGAGTCGAGATTACTGTGTGGAAACGGGAGGCCAACTAGTCATAAAAAAAAGCATAGATGATCAG GTATATTTGACCTCAAATTTGAGAGAGACTCATTGGATTGGACTGCATGATTTACATACTGAAGGACACTGGATGTGGGTGGACAACACAACACTCTCTGGAGAAAC ATTTTGGTATACGAGATCAGATGAACATAATGAACCTGATAACTGGAAGCATGAAAACCCTGCTGGAGAGAACTGCGCTAGTCTGGGAAGTGAGAGTGGTGGAACTGCTTGGTTTGATGCTTCATGCTCAAAACTAAAGAAGTTTATCTGTGAAAAGTAA
- the LOC127425569 gene encoding CD209 antigen-like protein D isoform X2, with protein sequence MAKTYGNADFIRLEENKQPTSIAEADNSVYGNSDELDWNLKTKDFADNKEREKSYKGVVADLCIFLLTAMVALCVLGSLYSNQLRSYNSVKEQYSIVAANLIAQEQNATEMEKSYRELKAKHDTTKGCLSSCSQCSDKTFKRKKYYYFSSDKLNWMQSRDYCVETGGQLVIKKSIDDQVYLTSNLRETHWIGLHDLHTEGHWMWVDNTTLSGETFWYTRSDEHNEPDNWKHENPAGENCASLGSESGGTAWFDASCSKLKKFICEK encoded by the exons ATGGCAAAAACCTATGGAAATGCTGATTTCATCCGGCTGGAAGAAAACAAACAGCCAACTTCAATTG CTGAAGCAGACAATTCTGTTTATGGAAATAGTGATGAATTGGATTGGAATCTGAAGACAAAAGACTTTGCAG ataataaagagagagaaaagtccTATAAGGGAGTTGTGGCTGATCTTTGTATCTTTCTGCTTACTGCAATGGTGGCTCTGTGTGTTCTGGGAAGTCTCT ATTCCAACCAACTCCGATCATATAATTCGGTAAAAGAGCAGTACAGCATTGTTGCAGCCAATCTTATTGCACAGGAGCAGAATGCCACAG AAATGGAAAAAAGCTATCGGGAGCTTAAAGCCAAGCATGACACAACCAAAGGATGTCTCTCCTCATGCAGTC AATGTTCAGATAAAACATTTAAGAGGAAAAAGTATTACTACTTCTCATCTGATAAACTGAACTGGATGCAGAGTCGAGATTACTGTGTGGAAACGGGAGGCCAACTAGTCATAAAAAAAAGCATAGATGATCAG GTATATTTGACCTCAAATTTGAGAGAGACTCATTGGATTGGACTGCATGATTTACATACTGAAGGACACTGGATGTGGGTGGACAACACAACACTCTCTGGAGAAAC ATTTTGGTATACGAGATCAGATGAACATAATGAACCTGATAACTGGAAGCATGAAAACCCTGCTGGAGAGAACTGCGCTAGTCTGGGAAGTGAGAGTGGTGGAACTGCTTGGTTTGATGCTTCATGCTCAAAACTAAAGAAGTTTATCTGTGAAAAGTAA